In Candidatus Syntrophoarchaeum caldarius, the following are encoded in one genomic region:
- a CDS encoding isoleucyl-tRNA ligase produces the protein MPSEIESRYEPSSLEERIEAFWIKNNIYLRSKEKNKNNKPFFFVDGPPYTTGNIHLGTAWNKVIKDVVLRYRSMNGDYLIDRAGWDMHGLPIEVKIEEKLGFRSKKDIEQFGVAEFTDACKRFALDNLAEMTEQFKRLGVWLDWEDPYMTLKNEYIEAAWWTMKRADEKDLLFEGYRVVNWCPRCETAIADAEVEYADKTDPSIFVKFPIIGSGENASILIWTTTPWTIPSNIAVAINPAFEYAKVKAYREGKSEILIFAHDLIEPVLKKARYEDYEVLERFSGEDLVGVRYEHPLADLIPKQCEFDHSVYPAEFVEMDNTGCVHIAPGHGPDDFNLGQKYGLVVFCPVEEDGTYSEDAGEYAGLNVQSVHERVLSDLEDRGRLLWREDVTHRYGHCWRCQTPIIYRATRQWFLRISELKDAMLAEIKKVKWYPEWAGLSRFYDWVAGAEDWCISRQRYWGIPLPIWICDLCRASKVIGGMAELRELGGIEDEIELHRPYVDEIEIRCSECGGVMHRVADVCDVWFDSAVASWATLRFPAVKEDFNKLWPADWITEGHDQTRGWFYSQLGASVISFGVAPYKSVLMHGFTLDNLGNKMSKSLGNMVEPVEVISRYGVDSLRIYLLSSSAPWDDLKFNWNEVAIRNRMLNILWNVYRFPLPYMILDEFNPEEISADQINQHLRIEDRWMLSRINSLIRKVDEMMAVYELHRAARSIETFVLEDLSRWYVQLTRPRTWIEKDDPDKLAAYWTLYETMRLLTLTMAPFTPFITEEIYQNLVRGFDKNAPDSVHLCDWPGVDESAIDPVLEKSMEIAREIVEAASNARQKLKRKLRWPVEEVVVVSSSEEVKEAVRILSDVIAKQTNTRKITLLDEGEMWDRLSLEVVPDPSKIGPVFKKDAGKVIKMLKECDAISLKQALEEDGSYNLDDVTTVTDEMVRFREVTPDDVSVSEFREGIVYVDCVLTDEIRAEGFAREIVRRVQEMRKEMNLKMDDRVDLTLLIPDEEIRKLISPWIDHISGEVRASSIAVGGDLVLSGEHIREWDVEGFRITISLSCARDEDE, from the coding sequence ATGCCAAGCGAGATCGAGTCACGGTATGAACCATCATCACTTGAAGAAAGAATAGAAGCGTTCTGGATTAAAAATAATATTTATCTGAGATCTAAGGAGAAAAACAAGAATAATAAACCGTTCTTTTTTGTTGACGGTCCGCCTTACACGACCGGAAATATTCATCTTGGAACTGCATGGAACAAGGTGATAAAGGATGTTGTTCTCCGCTATAGATCAATGAATGGTGACTATCTGATCGATCGTGCAGGGTGGGATATGCACGGACTTCCTATTGAGGTCAAAATCGAAGAAAAACTTGGATTCAGGTCAAAAAAAGATATTGAGCAGTTTGGGGTTGCAGAGTTTACGGATGCATGCAAACGTTTTGCGCTGGATAACCTTGCCGAGATGACCGAACAGTTCAAACGTCTCGGTGTATGGCTGGACTGGGAAGATCCGTACATGACCCTGAAGAATGAGTATATCGAGGCTGCATGGTGGACGATGAAGCGGGCAGATGAAAAAGATCTGCTCTTTGAGGGGTACAGAGTTGTAAACTGGTGTCCGAGATGTGAAACTGCGATTGCAGATGCGGAGGTTGAGTATGCAGACAAAACCGATCCATCGATCTTTGTTAAGTTTCCGATCATTGGTTCAGGTGAGAATGCATCGATCCTGATCTGGACAACAACTCCCTGGACGATCCCATCGAATATCGCGGTTGCAATTAATCCCGCATTTGAATACGCAAAGGTTAAGGCGTACAGAGAAGGGAAAAGCGAAATTCTGATATTCGCTCATGATCTCATCGAGCCTGTCCTTAAAAAAGCGAGATACGAGGATTATGAAGTTCTTGAGCGATTCTCTGGAGAAGATCTTGTTGGGGTGCGGTATGAGCATCCACTTGCAGATCTGATCCCAAAACAGTGTGAATTTGATCATAGCGTCTATCCAGCAGAGTTTGTTGAGATGGATAACACAGGCTGTGTCCATATTGCACCAGGCCATGGTCCTGATGATTTTAATCTTGGACAAAAGTACGGACTCGTTGTTTTCTGTCCCGTGGAGGAGGATGGAACATACAGCGAGGATGCGGGGGAATATGCAGGTTTGAATGTGCAGAGTGTGCACGAACGGGTACTTTCTGATCTTGAGGATCGCGGTCGCCTGCTCTGGCGCGAGGATGTCACACACCGCTATGGTCACTGCTGGAGATGTCAAACCCCGATAATTTATCGCGCAACCAGGCAGTGGTTCTTGCGGATATCAGAGTTGAAGGATGCAATGTTAGCCGAGATCAAGAAGGTTAAGTGGTATCCTGAGTGGGCAGGACTTTCCCGATTCTACGATTGGGTGGCAGGGGCTGAGGACTGGTGCATCTCAAGGCAGCGCTACTGGGGTATCCCACTTCCGATCTGGATCTGCGATCTGTGCAGAGCTTCAAAGGTTATCGGCGGAATGGCGGAGCTCAGAGAACTCGGCGGGATCGAGGATGAGATTGAGTTGCACAGACCGTATGTCGATGAGATCGAGATTAGATGCAGTGAGTGTGGTGGCGTGATGCATCGTGTAGCAGACGTCTGTGATGTCTGGTTTGACTCTGCGGTGGCATCATGGGCGACGCTTCGATTCCCGGCGGTAAAGGAGGACTTTAATAAACTTTGGCCCGCTGACTGGATAACAGAAGGGCATGACCAGACACGTGGATGGTTCTATTCTCAACTTGGAGCAAGTGTTATCTCCTTTGGGGTTGCACCTTACAAAAGTGTCCTGATGCACGGCTTCACACTGGATAATCTTGGTAACAAGATGTCAAAGAGTCTTGGAAACATGGTTGAGCCCGTGGAGGTTATCTCGCGGTATGGGGTTGACAGTCTCAGGATCTATCTGCTCTCTTCGAGTGCACCATGGGACGATCTCAAATTCAACTGGAACGAGGTTGCGATCAGAAACAGGATGCTCAACATTTTATGGAACGTTTACAGATTTCCGCTTCCATACATGATCCTCGATGAGTTCAATCCAGAAGAGATCTCTGCTGATCAGATAAATCAGCATCTTCGCATCGAGGATCGGTGGATGCTCTCACGGATAAACTCACTCATCCGAAAGGTGGATGAGATGATGGCAGTCTATGAACTTCACAGAGCGGCCCGTTCAATCGAGACGTTTGTGTTAGAGGATCTTTCAAGGTGGTACGTCCAGCTCACGAGACCCAGAACATGGATCGAGAAGGACGATCCCGATAAACTTGCAGCTTACTGGACATTGTATGAGACAATGAGACTATTGACACTCACAATGGCGCCGTTCACGCCGTTTATAACTGAAGAGATCTACCAGAACCTTGTAAGAGGATTTGATAAGAATGCGCCAGACTCGGTTCATCTCTGCGACTGGCCCGGTGTGGACGAATCTGCCATAGATCCAGTCCTTGAGAAGAGCATGGAAATCGCGAGGGAGATCGTTGAAGCAGCGAGTAACGCAAGGCAGAAGCTTAAAAGGAAGCTTAGATGGCCGGTCGAGGAAGTTGTAGTTGTTTCATCATCAGAAGAGGTTAAAGAAGCCGTCAGAATTCTGAGCGATGTCATAGCCAAACAGACAAACACCAGGAAGATAACCCTCCTCGATGAAGGTGAGATGTGGGACAGGCTCTCGCTCGAGGTTGTGCCAGACCCCTCAAAGATTGGTCCCGTTTTCAAGAAAGATGCTGGGAAGGTTATCAAGATGCTGAAGGAATGCGATGCAATCTCGCTCAAGCAGGCACTGGAAGAAGATGGAAGCTACAATCTGGATGATGTAACAACAGTTACAGATGAGATGGTTCGCTTCAGAGAGGTGACACCCGACGACGTCTCGGTATCTGAGTTTAGAGAAGGTATTGTCTATGTTGACTGTGTACTTACAGATGAGATCCGGGCAGAAGGATTTGCACGAGAAATTGTAAGAAGGGTGCAGGAGATGAGAAAAGAGATGAACCTCAAGATGGATGACAGAGTTGATC